The following are encoded together in the Culex pipiens pallens isolate TS chromosome 1, TS_CPP_V2, whole genome shotgun sequence genome:
- the LOC120425487 gene encoding uncharacterized protein LOC120425487 — protein MNEAYSVLDDKKEPGDEDEFIGAADFFDPIAALLSSIGGEAENLTEELRKYGIKYEHLSALCDEDLSLLGMKNKKVREEVLVEISSLPNQMEHYDGELKTLNTGEYVGDVLANISSQLDNLKALLVLTQVKIHTHHVNNVQIDDTKYASEVLVNVCEKLTRGTIELQNSMETLLEGRSPQNETKAIQRVSAAPSKCPMKFLLMGSVLLSSAYLGFKYFRVKPFLM, from the exons ATGAACGAAGCGTACAGTGTTCTGGACGACAAGAAAGAACCCGGTGACGAGGACGAATTCATTGGGGCAGCGGATTTCTTCGACCCAATCGCTGCCCTGTTGTCCAGCATTGGCGGCGAAGCGGAAAATCTGACCGAAGAGCTCAG GAAATATGGCATCAAATACGAACATTTGTCCGCGCTGTGCGACGAGGATCTCAGTCTTTTgggaatgaaaaacaaaaaggtTCGGGAAGAAGTCCTTGTCGAGATCTCGAGCCTTCCGAATCAAATGGAGCATTACGATGG GGAGTTGAAAACTCTCAATACCGGGGAATACGTTGGTGACGTGCTGGCCAACATTTCAAGCCAGCTGGACAACCTTAAGGCGCTGCTGGTTCTGACCCAGGTCAAAATACATACCCATCACGTGAACAATGTCCAGATAGACGACACCAAGTATGCCTCGGAGGTCTTGGTGAATGTGTGCGAGAAACTGACACGCGGCACCATCGAACTGCAAAACTCGATGGAGACGTTGCTCGAAGGACGATCTCCGCAGAACGAAACAAAGGCCATTCAACGGGTTTCTGCTGCTCCCAGCAAGTGTCCCATGAAATTTCTTTTGATGGGAAGCGTTCTATTGAGCAGCGCTTATCTAGGGTTTAAGTACTTCAGAGTGAAACCGTTTTTGATGTAA
- the LOC120425483 gene encoding beta-galactosidase-like isoform X1, producing the protein MFVGRFWTQCKWEIMLQICRLILLAAVFSSVVIAEQKDVVSVPTRSFSIDYERDTFLLDGEPFRFISGSFHYFRALPGSWRHILRAMRAAGLNAVMTYIEWSTHEPTEGDYRWNEIADLEQFIRIAEEENLYVILRPGPYICAERDMGGFPYWLLNKFPNIKLRTQDSDYMREVQKWYSVLMPRIQKYLYGRGGPVIMVSIENEYGSFSACDKTYLQFLKNITESYIQNDAVLFTNDGPEQLNCGRIPGILATLDFGSTGSPERYWQKLRKVQPKGPLVNAEFYPGWLTHWMEPMARTATGPVVDTLRLMLNQGANVNFYMFFGGTNFAFTAGANDGGPGKFNADITSYDYDAPLDEAGDPTPKYFALRDVILEYMPDPGVPVSQKLPKMKLPPVTLTQYGFLTSIEARQALAKYIFTNDRTLSFEALNQHSGFVLYEAEIPQHLHRDPQALKVTNLRDRAYVHVDNQFIGVLSRENAIDTLPISLGQGKQLQLLVENQGRINYGIANDFKGILGPVTLDGNELLNWTMTGFPLDDYSLLSNYLNQFSGYDSEQARQASVRIFRGHFTIPNEEIHDTYLDPSGWGKGLAIINGFNLGRYWPLAGPQVTLYVPRHILVRGKNELVIIEYQKDVRGEAVIGFTDTPNLDGP; encoded by the exons ATGTTTGTAGGGAGATTTTGGACTCAATGTAAGTGGGAG ATCATGTTGCAGATTTGCCGTTTGATACTGCTAGCGGCAGTGTTCAGTTCGGTGGTAATAGCTGAACAAAAAGATGTCGTCTCGGTACCAACA CGATCCTTCAGCATCGACTACGAGCGGGACACATTCCTGCTGGACGGAGAGCCTTTTCGGTTCATCTCGGGATCGTTTCACTACTTCCGCGCCCTGCCCGGCTCGTGGCGCCACATTCTCCGCGCAATGAGGGCCGCCGGATTGAACGCCGTCATGAC CTACATCGAGTGGAGTACACACGAACCGACCGAGGGGGACTATAGATGGAACGAAATTGCGGATCTCGAGCAGTTTATCCGGATTGCGGAAGAGGAAAACCTTTACGTGATACTGCGCCCGGGACCGTACATCTGCGCGGAGCGTGACATGGGCGGATTTCCGTATTGGCTTTTGAATAAGTTCCCGAATATCAAGCTGCGAACACAAGACTCAG ATTATATGAGAGAAGTCCAGAAGTGGTACAGCGTGCTGATGCCTCGAATTCAAAAGTACTTGTACGGACGAGGAGGTCCAGTTATAATGGTGTCCATAGAGAATGAGTACGGATCGTTCTCGGCGTGTGATAAAACGTACTTACAGTTCCTGAAGAATATTACAG AATCCTACATACAAAACGATGCTGTACTTTTCACGAACGATGGTCCGGAACAGTTGAACTGCGGTAGAATTCCTGGCATTCTAGCAACTTTGGACTTTGGGTCGA CGGGAAGTCCCGAGCGCTACTGGCAGAAATTGCGCAAAGTACAGCCCAAAGGTCCGCTGGTCAACGCAGAGTTTTACCCGGGTTGGCTGACGCACTGGATGGAACCGATGGCTCGTACCGCAACGGGCCCCGTCGTAGACACGCTACGGCTGATGCTGAACCAAGGAGCGAACGTAAACTTTTACATGTTTTTCGGGGGAACTAATTTCGCATTCACTGCCGGAGCCAATGATGGAGGCCCGGGCAAGTTCAACGCGGACATAACTTCGTACGATTACGATGCGCCGTTGGACGAGGCTGGCGACCCAACGCCAAAGTATTTTGCCCTTCGCGACGTTATCCTAGAGTATATGCCGGATCCTGGAGTTCCCGTGTCTCAAAAACTCCCGAAAATGAAGTTACCACCGGTGACACTGACACAATACGGGTTTCTAACGTCCATCGAAGCCCGCCAAGCACTGGCGAAATATATTTTCACCAACGATCGTACGCTGAGCTTTGAGGCGTTGAATCAACATTCAGGATTTGTGCTTTATGAAGCAGAAATTCCACAACATTTACACCGCGATCCTCAAGCACTTAAAGTTACGAATCTTCGGGATCGCGCCTACGTGCACGTTGACAAT CAATTTATTGGAGTCCTGTCGAGGGAGAATGCAATCGACACGCTACCAATAAGCTTGGGTCAGGGCAAACAGCTACAACTTTTAGTGGAGAATCAAGGTCGTATCAATTATGGAATAGCGAACGACTTCAAGGGAATCTTGGGTCCCGTAACGCTAGATGGTAACGAGTTGCTCAACTGGACCATGACCGGATTTCCGTTGGACGATTATTCGCTTCTTAGCAACTATTTAAACCAGTTCAGTGGATATGACTCCGAACAGGCCAGGCAGGCTTCGGTGAGAATTTTCCGAGGTCACTTTACAATTCCAAATGAAGAAATCCACGACACTTATCTCGATCCATCCGGGTGGGGCAAGGGTTTGGCCATCATCAACGGGTTCAACTTGGGAAGATACTGGCCGCTGGCTGGACCGCAAGTGACTTTGTACGTGCCAAGACATATCCTGGTGCGAGGAAAGAACGAGCTAGTTATAATCGAATACCAGAAGGATGTTCGCGGGGAGGCCGTCATCGGATTTACTGACACTCCAAACTTGGATGGGCCTTAG
- the LOC120425483 gene encoding beta-galactosidase-like isoform X2 translates to MLQICRLILLAAVFSSVVIAEQKDVVSVPTRSFSIDYERDTFLLDGEPFRFISGSFHYFRALPGSWRHILRAMRAAGLNAVMTYIEWSTHEPTEGDYRWNEIADLEQFIRIAEEENLYVILRPGPYICAERDMGGFPYWLLNKFPNIKLRTQDSDYMREVQKWYSVLMPRIQKYLYGRGGPVIMVSIENEYGSFSACDKTYLQFLKNITESYIQNDAVLFTNDGPEQLNCGRIPGILATLDFGSTGSPERYWQKLRKVQPKGPLVNAEFYPGWLTHWMEPMARTATGPVVDTLRLMLNQGANVNFYMFFGGTNFAFTAGANDGGPGKFNADITSYDYDAPLDEAGDPTPKYFALRDVILEYMPDPGVPVSQKLPKMKLPPVTLTQYGFLTSIEARQALAKYIFTNDRTLSFEALNQHSGFVLYEAEIPQHLHRDPQALKVTNLRDRAYVHVDNQFIGVLSRENAIDTLPISLGQGKQLQLLVENQGRINYGIANDFKGILGPVTLDGNELLNWTMTGFPLDDYSLLSNYLNQFSGYDSEQARQASVRIFRGHFTIPNEEIHDTYLDPSGWGKGLAIINGFNLGRYWPLAGPQVTLYVPRHILVRGKNELVIIEYQKDVRGEAVIGFTDTPNLDGP, encoded by the exons ATGTTGCAGATTTGCCGTTTGATACTGCTAGCGGCAGTGTTCAGTTCGGTGGTAATAGCTGAACAAAAAGATGTCGTCTCGGTACCAACA CGATCCTTCAGCATCGACTACGAGCGGGACACATTCCTGCTGGACGGAGAGCCTTTTCGGTTCATCTCGGGATCGTTTCACTACTTCCGCGCCCTGCCCGGCTCGTGGCGCCACATTCTCCGCGCAATGAGGGCCGCCGGATTGAACGCCGTCATGAC CTACATCGAGTGGAGTACACACGAACCGACCGAGGGGGACTATAGATGGAACGAAATTGCGGATCTCGAGCAGTTTATCCGGATTGCGGAAGAGGAAAACCTTTACGTGATACTGCGCCCGGGACCGTACATCTGCGCGGAGCGTGACATGGGCGGATTTCCGTATTGGCTTTTGAATAAGTTCCCGAATATCAAGCTGCGAACACAAGACTCAG ATTATATGAGAGAAGTCCAGAAGTGGTACAGCGTGCTGATGCCTCGAATTCAAAAGTACTTGTACGGACGAGGAGGTCCAGTTATAATGGTGTCCATAGAGAATGAGTACGGATCGTTCTCGGCGTGTGATAAAACGTACTTACAGTTCCTGAAGAATATTACAG AATCCTACATACAAAACGATGCTGTACTTTTCACGAACGATGGTCCGGAACAGTTGAACTGCGGTAGAATTCCTGGCATTCTAGCAACTTTGGACTTTGGGTCGA CGGGAAGTCCCGAGCGCTACTGGCAGAAATTGCGCAAAGTACAGCCCAAAGGTCCGCTGGTCAACGCAGAGTTTTACCCGGGTTGGCTGACGCACTGGATGGAACCGATGGCTCGTACCGCAACGGGCCCCGTCGTAGACACGCTACGGCTGATGCTGAACCAAGGAGCGAACGTAAACTTTTACATGTTTTTCGGGGGAACTAATTTCGCATTCACTGCCGGAGCCAATGATGGAGGCCCGGGCAAGTTCAACGCGGACATAACTTCGTACGATTACGATGCGCCGTTGGACGAGGCTGGCGACCCAACGCCAAAGTATTTTGCCCTTCGCGACGTTATCCTAGAGTATATGCCGGATCCTGGAGTTCCCGTGTCTCAAAAACTCCCGAAAATGAAGTTACCACCGGTGACACTGACACAATACGGGTTTCTAACGTCCATCGAAGCCCGCCAAGCACTGGCGAAATATATTTTCACCAACGATCGTACGCTGAGCTTTGAGGCGTTGAATCAACATTCAGGATTTGTGCTTTATGAAGCAGAAATTCCACAACATTTACACCGCGATCCTCAAGCACTTAAAGTTACGAATCTTCGGGATCGCGCCTACGTGCACGTTGACAAT CAATTTATTGGAGTCCTGTCGAGGGAGAATGCAATCGACACGCTACCAATAAGCTTGGGTCAGGGCAAACAGCTACAACTTTTAGTGGAGAATCAAGGTCGTATCAATTATGGAATAGCGAACGACTTCAAGGGAATCTTGGGTCCCGTAACGCTAGATGGTAACGAGTTGCTCAACTGGACCATGACCGGATTTCCGTTGGACGATTATTCGCTTCTTAGCAACTATTTAAACCAGTTCAGTGGATATGACTCCGAACAGGCCAGGCAGGCTTCGGTGAGAATTTTCCGAGGTCACTTTACAATTCCAAATGAAGAAATCCACGACACTTATCTCGATCCATCCGGGTGGGGCAAGGGTTTGGCCATCATCAACGGGTTCAACTTGGGAAGATACTGGCCGCTGGCTGGACCGCAAGTGACTTTGTACGTGCCAAGACATATCCTGGTGCGAGGAAAGAACGAGCTAGTTATAATCGAATACCAGAAGGATGTTCGCGGGGAGGCCGTCATCGGATTTACTGACACTCCAAACTTGGATGGGCCTTAG
- the LOC120425484 gene encoding beta-galactosidase-1-like protein, protein MAILKRTLLYISVIATAFSLSYGQRILENQKRSFTIDYDNNTFLLDGKPFQYISGSFHYFRALPESWEQILKAMRAAGLNVVTTYVEWSLHNPKEGVYNWEGMGDIERFVHLAQVEDLYVILRPGPYICAERDMGGFPYWLLNKYPGIQLRTNDVAYLREVRTWYAELLSRLEPYLYGNGGPIIMVQVENEYGSFYACDHKYMKWLRDETARYVRGNAVLFTNNGPGLTTCGGVDNVISGLDFGAGSTEEINGFWNELRKQQPKGPLINAEYYPGWLTHWQDPEMARVSIEPVTKSLREMLAAKVNVNIYMFYGGTNFGFTAGANEAGPGRFVPDITSYDYDAPLDESGDPTPKYFAIRKVISEFFPMPNVPIPRPARKMSLPSVVLKPVDSLLNKMLLSAIGSPAINARDPLTFEAMNQYSGLVLYEAVLPSGLKTDPIKLTVENIHDKGYVYVDTTYVGTLSRQNAINTLPITLGIGEKLRIFVENEGRVNFGTPNDFKGIVGDVFINTQKLQNWTMIGIPLDNVGKIHEYINRKSLLEKRYPSKRIIPKTSSPVQSGPTIFQGTFDIARIDIMDTYLDPTGWGKGVVFINGFNLGRYWPLTGPQITLYVPRHILRNNQNEIVLVEYQTIKAPFMTIGFSSSPKFN, encoded by the exons ATGGCAATACTTAAAAGAACATTACTATATATTAGTGTTATTGCGACTGCGTTCAGTTTATCTTACGGCCAGAGAATACTTGAAAATCAAAAG CGATCGTTTACAATCGACTATGACAACAACACCTTTCTGCTGGATGGAAAACCGTTCCAATACATCAGTGGGTCGTTTCACTATTTCAGAGCGTTGCCAGAATCATGGGAGCAAATTTTGAAAGCAATGAGAGCTGCTGGTTTGAATGTAGTTACTAC GTACGTTGAGTGGTCACTTCATAATCCCAAGGAGGGTGTCTATAACTGGGAGGGGATGGGCGATATCGAACGATTTGTTCACCTTGCTCAAGTTGAAGATCTGTATGTAATACTTCGCCCGGGACCCTATATTTGCGCTGAACGGGATATGGGCGGATTTCCATATTGGCTTCTGAACAAGTATCCTGGAATTCAGCTGAGGACAAATGACGTGG CTTACCTGCGCGAAGTTCGAACATGGTACGCCGAACTCCTCTCTAGATTGGAGCCATATTTGTACGGCAATGGCGGTCCAATCATAATGGTTCAGGTCGAAAACGAGTACGGATCATTCTACGCGTGTGACCACAAATATATGAAATGGTTGCGGGATGAAACTG CGAGATACGTAAGAGGAAACGCCGTGCTCTTCACCAATAACGGTCCCGGACTTACCACTTGTGGGGGAGTGGACAACGTTATTAGTGGTCTTGATTTTGGCGCTGGGTCAA CTGAAGAAATCAACGGTTTCTGGAATGAACTGCGTAAGCAACAACCCAAAGGACCTTTGATCAATGCGGAATATTATCCAGGGTGGCTAACGCACTGGCAGGATCCGGAAATGGCACGTGTGTCAATAGAACCCGTTACAAAATCATTGAG AGAAATGTTGGCCGCAAAAGTAAACGTCAACATCTACATGTTCTACGGAGGAACAAACTTTGGATTCACGGCAGGTGCAAATGAAGCGGGACCGGGTCGTTTCGTCCCCGACATCACTTCCTACGACTATGATGCTCCTTTGGACGAATCGGGAGATCCAACGCCGAAATATTTCGCCATACGTAAAGTTATATCCGAGTTCTTCCCAATGCCAAACGTACCGATTCCCAGACCTG CAAGAAAAATGTCACTACCATCGGTAGTCCTTAAACCGGTTGATAGCTTGTTGAACAAGATGCTGCTAAGTGCAATCGGTTCACCTGCTATTAACGCTCGTGATCCATTGACATTCGAAGCCATGAATCAATATTCCGGACTTGTTTTGTACGAGGCGGTACTTCCAAGCGGATTGAAAACGGACCCGATCAAACTTACGGTCGAGAACATACACGATAAGGGTTACGTGTATGTAGATACG ACTTATGTGGGAACGTTGTCCAGACAAAACGCGATCAATACGCTCCCAATAACATTGggcattggtgaaaaactccgTATTTTTGTGGAGAATGAAGGTCGTGTCAACTTCGGAACGCCCAACGACTTTAAGGGAATCGTCGGAGATGTTTTTATCAACACACAAAAGCTACAAAATTGGACCATGATCGGAATACCCTTAGACAATGTTGGAAAAATCCACGAATACATAAATCGAAAATCCCTGCTCGAAAAACGTTATCCATCCAAACGGATCATACCAAAAACCAGCTCACCTGTCCAAAGTGGACCAACGATATTCCAAGGAACCTTCGATATTGCACGGATTGACATAATGGACACATACCTCGATCCGACCGGGTGGGGCAAGGGAGTTGTGTTCATCAACGGATTCAACCTGGGACGGTACTGGCCACTGACGGGGCCCCAAATTACACTATATGTGCCGAGACACATCCTTCGGAATAACCAGAATGAGATTGTGCTTGTTGAATATCAAACTATTAAAGCTCCATTCATGACGATTGGTTTCAGCAGTTCACCTAAgtttaattga